Within Wyeomyia smithii strain HCP4-BCI-WySm-NY-G18 chromosome 2, ASM2978416v1, whole genome shotgun sequence, the genomic segment CAATTTTGTTATACGCAGCTTTTAGGTCCGTGTAAATTCGTCAACTTGAGGTTTTCGTTCTATGTTGGAGATGCATGTCGATGTGAAATCGAAAATATTGGTGCTAACGGACCAGCCAGGCATAAATCCATGCTGGTCAGTAGAAATGTAGTTTTTAACACGAGATAAAACAAACGTACTCACGATTATTTCAAACGGTTTAGAAGCGGCCGAAAGGCTAGTTATTTCTCGATAGTTCTTCACGTTCCGACGATGTCCACTTTTGAATACCGGAAAcaatctattaagtctagcaggaactatagtgcttttagtgattttgacggttttttgaaaaaaaaaaccttctaggaccgttttaccccatttggcacacttggcttatacatgacattaaagcactatatttagatattttttctagcgatgttaaaaagagtaggatgaccctcaaaattgacaatttttaaatgaaaaatgcgtttttttcgtcaatttaccactttgccatatattgtcaCCATGCTCACCACCATGCACACCATCACcatttgaagtactcttagtgtagaataataccacaaatttttaggaaaatccatcaagtctagcaggagttattgcactttttagtatttggacgtttttggacatatcattttcaagggccgttttaccccacttaacctcaataaaaaaattgaaattttgcaaaacttcctaccttgaatagacaaacaaacgctgaaaatttctgcccaatcggagaacatcaaaacatcATGCGGTTGCGTCtatcgcgaactggctcttagtATGTATTGTGCCACATCCAATAAATGTTGTCAACAAAACATTTCCTCCATTTTCAAAtacacataattttttttcgtatgAATAAACTCATGAAATTTCTGGCAACGAACAATGgaagattgaaaaattacatGGTTAAGAAAAAGTAGTAAAAACCAAGTTAGTAAAATATACCTCTACTTTTATATGACCCTTGACCACGAACTAATGAAAAATACTTCGAAATGGATGTGATTTttgaattcagcataaaaaatacACTTAGATTGAAGTTTTGAACTCAAGACATAGTAAAACAATATTTATGACCGCTTTTCTTAGAAAATGAAACCACTTTTCTAAAAGAAAGGCAatatctaaaatattttttatttctgtttctTAAGCACCAATTGAATTTAGCTACTAGTACTTTAAAGCGCTTGTAACACCCCTACACCCTTCCTAAGTGTAATCTTGGTTAGTGGTAACTATGCTTATAGCAGAGTGGTTATTATAAGTCTCTGATTATTACTCATATCTATTCATAGATTTAAAATTGCTGGGTAAATGAAGCTATAGTTGTTAATGGTCTGCTACATTTTACTCCTATCATTTAGGTCCTCGCTGGTTACCGTTCGTCGGAAATACACCAGCCATACGTAAACTTGCTCGCGCCGCTGAAGGACAACATCTGGCGTTTGAGACTCTCGCCAAGCAGTACAACAGTGCAGTGATCGGACTTAAACTCGGCCGAGAATATGTCGTGGTCGCCATGGGATATCCGGCTGTCCGGGAAGTACACAGCAAGGAAGTCTTCGACGGCAGACCGaacaactttttcattcgattaCGAACCATGGGAACGCGGTAGGTTGTATAGTCGTTTGATGGTTGTTCTTTGTTAAGTAATTTATCCTTCACAGATTGGGTGTAACTTGCACAGATGGTCCATTCTGGACAGAGCACAGAAATTTTGTAACACGTCATCTACGGCAAGCTGGATACGGTAGAAAGCCTATGCAACTGCAGATACAGAATGAGTTGAATGAGCTTATAGGGATTGTGCGGGATCTTAGTGAGGAACCTGTGTGGCCTGGAAGTATCCTTCCAACAAGTGTTATCAATGTTTTGTGGACTTTCACTACTGGGTCAAGAATCGCTAGGGATGATGAAAGACTTGCCAGGTTGCTGTTATTATTACAAAATCGTTCCAAAGCGTTCGATATGTCTGGTGGAATTCTAAGCCAGTTACCGTGGCTTCGGTATATCGCTCCGGAATGGACAGGATATAATTTATTAAAACGCTTCAATAAAGAACTAAACGACTTTTTCATGATTACCATCAAAAAGCATCATGAACAGTACAGTGACAACAAATGCAACGATGATCTGATATATGCATACATTAAAGAAATGAAGGAAAAGCAACACGAGGAGGGTTCCACATTCACGGACCTGCAACTAACAATGATAATTCTAGatattttcattgctggatctCAAACAACAAGTATTACAATTGACCTAGCGTTCATGATATTGGCACTCATGCCAGAGATTCAGCAAAAAATTCGTGACGAGATTGACGCAAACCTTCAACCAGATGAATTACCTCAACAAATCGATCGTACAAATTTACCCTACACGGAAGCGTTTTTACTAGAAGTGCAACGATTCTTTCATATTGTACCGGTCAGCGGTCCTCGAAGAGCATTAGGCGACTGTACGCTAAGTGGTTATCGAGTTCCGAAAAATGCCACCATTCTAATGGGTCTTCGAACAGTCCATATGGATCAGGATCATTGGGGAGATCCCGAAAAGTTCCGACCGGAAAGATTTCTCGATACAGATCTAAAGATTACCAACACAGAACGTTTGATTCCATTTGGTCTTGGTAGACGACGTTGTCTTGGTGAATTGCTAGCTCGATCATGTATGTTTACGTTCATGGTTGGAATATTACAGAAGTTTACCTTACATAAAACGGAAAATGGCTCTGATGAACCCTGCCTGAGTCTGCTGCCTGGAATAACTCTGTCACCTAAGCCATACAAAATCATATTCAGATCAAggtgaaaacagaaaaatattcattaacccttaaatgcgcagcgttgtttcagaaaatattggaaataatgtttcaaaatgaatgtattttaattttttctacaaatatAATAGTTTGGAGCAGTTATCTAGGCTTTGATTTCTTTATTAAAACCTTGATGGCTGTTTATACGAattttatttcttaaaaaaactgatttgaaacgttagtcgcaatgttgttttaaaacaacattgcgcatttaagggttaaatcATCCTCCGGATCTTAAAAGACGAACCACTCAACTGTGTAAATGCTCGAAGTGACTTCAACGAGATTGCAAAAAGGAACCTTACGTTTCAGCAAAACAAAAAACCGTTAATTATAAGCTTTTGAGATGATTTACTGTACTCGAGCCTAATAATTGAATTGTTTGCAATAATGTAGTTACCCTATGCATGAGATATTGTACGCGACAGCCTCAAATCGTTCCTATGTATCACTTTAATTACAAAATGCTAAATAATTATATAATACCTAACCTTAActgactgcaaaaaaaaatcattccctACAAAGTGGTAACTTCGAATCATTGCGTGGTTGGTTGACTGAATCCTGAATTTTAAACTATCCATTGCGACAATGGTTCACGGTAATGGCCACGGTAAACCGGAAAAGTCCACCGGACCTCCCAAGCCAGCATCTGCCTCCAGTAAGCTCATTATCACTGCCATCGCCGCTTCGTCATTACCATCGGTAGTGTTGGCTTGAGCGTGTGAAGCTTCTTGAAAGAATAGGAaaagattaaaataaaacatatttaCAGATTAGTAAATTCTTGTACCGTCTCCAGGGCTGGCAACTGTACTACTTCGTGAATGATTGTACCCTGGTAGAGTACCGTTAACTCGTTGCGTGGAAGGAACTCCACTCACTGAAGAAGCGGGTGAAACACGAGACGATGAAGCTAGCGTTCGTTCTACTGAAGAAACTGCCTCACTCGACAAATTCTTGACTTCCTGGGCAATAGAGCTAAAGTTTTGCGGTATTGAAACGTCAGCTGGATCGGGACTACTCTCTATGAAAGGATAGTAAAGCTTTAAACACTATTCAGAATCCTTCAACTCGACTTTACCTGCTGACGAATCGCCAACCCTTCGTTGATGGTCCATGACTTGTTCCGCTATTTGACGTCCTATTTTACTAGCCTCTACGTGCGAATGTATAATTCGTTGTATTTCGCGTCCATTAGCTGAAGTAATAAAATAAAGCAATTGATAAACTAAATAGAATTTTCCAACGTCATTGAAAAGCAGATTCTTTATTAATTATTTTGGAGCTGTTCGACTTGTCTCGTAAATTACTTCTCAAATCAAAAGTCGAAAGATTAATGTACCCTAACGCCAAAACGTTACTTACaatgattaaaaaaatcatatccAACCGTACTTTGTCCGTTACTTTCGTTGTGTCCTTCACCGAGCTCGGTATTACTGCTGTTATTCCCATTCCCAGCACTGTTAGCACCGTTACCGCTGGGCACCGTAGAACTTCCGCTGCCAAAATTGCCTCCGCTACTGCCCCCAGTATCTGCCAGGTCCGATAGTATCACATTGTTTTTCGCTATCAGATATTCGATCTCTTTAGTCCACGGATTTCGGAAGGATTTCCACTCGCTCTGCAATCGAACGAATCCATTCTCCTTCGTCCGCAGCCTGTAGACAGACGTGGTAACACACTGAGCTCCCTGCAGTGCTGCCTTGTGTGACTCCGCTAGTGCTAGAATGTCTTCATGATGATAGTATTCGTACATACTAGTACCAAGTAACTCCTGGGGAAGAAATCCCAGAGCCAACGTGGCACGTTGATCCACGAATAGGAACTTTCCGTCCATTGCATGACGTGATATGAATTGTACATTTCGCAGGTTAGGAATGTTATTTCGACTAAAGTTTTTGCAACCATTCGATCCAACGGACGCTCCAGTTGCCCCACCAGAACCGTTGGCGCCACTGTCCGTTGGACGTTGATTGTTCTGGTTTCCACTCGACGGTTGTTGATGATTTTGAAACAAACTTGGCTGCACTCGACCTACTGCCACCAAGCAGGACAGATTGCAAGAGTCTCCTTCACCGTCTGCTTCGTGTTCTTCAAGGCCGATTTTGGCCGGAGCCCATGATTTTAGATAGCCAGTGCATTGAATAACTGGATATTTCTTATCTGAAAATAGAAACAGAAGGAAAAAATatgatttagaaaataaaacaattgaGTTACGTAAGGGTAGcaataaacaattttaaatacccCTGAGACGTTCATAAAAATTACCTGAATTCACTTTACTTTTCCTCCGATGGCAACTGGTCGTTGAATTATTCGATTCTGTTTCTTCTTTCACTTGTACGTTTGTTTTGCATTTCATCCGACAAAAAAAGGATCGTCTAGCGCCCGGACACAGCCTTGAAACGCCCTGAGGTACGTCCGTTTTAACTGGAAGCATCGCTAAAATGACAAAATTCTTAACAGTTTTTTCGACTTCAGATAGTATTTTTCAACATACTTTTGGCATCGATCAGTCGCTCCCTTGGGCTTAAATCCGACGAGGAGAGCTGTTCCTTCACCTTCGCAACATCCTTGGGATGAAGAATATCGAACCAACTTTGGCCCAATAGATCACCctgcaacgaaaaaaaaatgttccttCGTTTTCTTTAGTTGCTTTCAGCTTTTTTTCCAGCTTCAATTACCTACCTGAGAGTAATTCAAAATTTGTGAAACGGACTCCGACACGTACAAGATCCGACCTCGATCACAGCCCACCACAAACAGGAACCCTTCGGCCGCCTGCAGTATCAGCATTTTTAACTCCTGGTCTGATATGAAAGCCGGTTTGTAGTGTCCCTCGGTATAGGAATGTACGGCTCCGCGGATCGTTTTCAGATGTTGCACCGCCATTCTTAGGACCGTCAGTTTGTCCAGCTTGCGGGACATAGCATGGCACATGGGAATCATAGCCGACAACTCGGTAATGTAGGTGTTCATTTTATCACGTCGACGTTTCTCAATTTCACTGTGATTTTGCCTGTGGGCGACGGAGGTGAAATAAGAAAATGTTAAGGAATTGAGTAGCTGTCAAACAATTGGGCTGATTCGCAATTAGTAGTGAAACTTGGCTCTGTAATTATACTGGCTTATTCATAATGTTCAACTCACTTTTTGTTTTCATCAGTTGTTCGAACAGATTTCGCATCGTCACAAGTGTCATCTTCAATATCGCTGTTGTCACTGTAATGCAAACGATTGTACATaattattaattaattattattaacacaaaggaaaaatattaaaaagttatATACTTATGcatgattttgaaaatttattaatAAATTAGTGTGTAAAATACATATTTTAATGAATATTTCCAAAATTTCTTCAAGATCAGTTGACTAAACTCGAAAGCATGAGAATTTATTGCGCAATCATACGTGCAACGAAACGTcaacttatttttcaaaaatacctTGCTAAGTGCACTTTAACCTAGGCAACGCTTTTGCTCATGCTGTTCGTAATACGACCGATAAATTAAAGGAGTTTCGCTAAAATCTGATGACCTATCTTTCGTATTCGCCGAATCTAGCGCCGATCGGCCATTTCCTGTTCCCCACGGTTGAAAATGTGACACTCTGACAAGCGATACTACttgaatgaaaaattatagttgAAGGATTTGACGCGTAGTACCTACAAAAAAAACCTGCATCAAAATGTTAAGGGACCGGTCAAAGggaaaaaatccttttttttttataaaaattttcgtCGAACAATTTTCAGGCCACGCAGTGCTTTGAACTGTGTAATGAAGTATGTTTTCTTTCagtatatttcaataaaagTAGTTCAAATGATTATAATTTCGCAACTTTACCTCATGCAAATATTGCTGAGACAAGAAATGAACCAGCTGAGAATAAAACTCAATGGacaaaaagttttgaaattgaCAGTAGGAAAGGGAGTAGAACCAAATTTAATGCTTGCATTGACAAAACTGATTAAATAATCCGTATAATTAAACCTTATCATTTCACTCATACCAAACGAAAATCAAGAGATATTGTCCTCAAAACTTCGAAAAATGTGACGGACAGACTTCTCTGGTTCTTTTTTTATCATGGTCGAGTAGTGAAGTTACAGTTGAATTAGTTCAGTTCAAATCTCTCGCCTTCGAGCGGTAGATTTTCACCAAACGGTTCTTGAAAGTGTCCAGAGTCATAGATATTACTTCACCCAGCTTTCCTAGCGTGTACCATAAAAGCTAAAGTCCAATAGATTCAAATCGGGAGAAGATATGGACCATTCAGAGGTAAATTTCCGCTGCCACACTGCTGAACAACCAATGCCTTATGCGGTGACACTGAATCTTGTTGAAGGCAGAAACTTTTTTCTCCAAATAATTTCTTGGCACAAAGCAGCAAATGGTCTTTTAAGACGTGCTGctcttctttttaatttttacaccTCTGTCGATGAATAACAGTGGTACTCTTTTATCGGCTGGAATgtagaggtgggcaatccgcttacgaactgatctaaagagctggttcttcaaagtgagtgagtgatctatcgttcttttttaaagagcggtaactctccccttacttcaagcaaaaagctcAAGCCGATTTTGTTGattagacaccgcaagcgagagccatatgaatgttttacaccccaagcgcaaagcggcgtgcgacactgcaatagaactcccagaaaatagctaccgccggctgcctgctctcctatgcataaccatccacccgccgtgggaataaaaaaaaatctacttgccacagttcacacacagcacacgggctggctaacgccgggacgcaaacgaaaagtggaacgaaaagagcgaaagaactggttcactgatcttttgaacCTATGCAGACAACCCGCTcccgagctgatcagaaaatcagttctttaaaagatcTAAATCTTCTaatcgcgagcggattgcctgcgagctgaacaaaagagtcatcggaagaaccagttcttccgagagcgaaagatttcgctctttcaaagaactggatcttttgatcagcctgcgagcggattgccagatcagtgaatcagttctttcgttcttttcgttccacatccattcgtgtgcgtactcggcgttagtcaacccgtgtacctgtgtatggactgttgcaagttgtttttttttgcatgctcttgcggctggctggtggctgggtgatgaaaaatgcaagtcatgcatatcagggcagacgtttggttgcagcttgtttctgggagttctattgtaattttgcgcgcgaccttgcgcttggcaaatcgggtgtaaagctttcacctggctctcgcttgcggtgtctgataattagctacactgataaaaaccaaaaattatgtaggaacgaaaagagcgagtgagctgttaaaaagaactagttcatcttagtgagcggaaccgctctgatccgctcactatagtgaaccatttttcccacctctacTGGAATGTACGTTTTTCGAAATTTGACTGCCACCCAACTGTACACGAATAATCTGTTCAAATTCAAATATGACAGCTTTCTTCTGATCTACATGGTGCTCATTCCAGCAAGACACAAAATCTTGAGAGCTATCTCTACTTCAATCTATTACAATTTTCCTCTGAATGAATGAAACAGTGCCTTTGATCACTTACAAGTGAACTGCAAACATGTGtcataatcaaaacaaacacagctgATTCACTGAGTAGGCCTCGATGCGAAAAGAGGTATTTTATTGTGTGTATCACTCTCCCGGTGACACCctgtatttaaaaataaatgtgtaGATTAAGAGTGACAGACTTTACCGGTGTATACCGATAGCAGATTTTAAAAAGAATGGCAGTGCTCTACACTTTTGATGAAATAAATAGAGGAAGCGTACCAGTTATGGTAATAcctaaaacccaaattaatccacttattttttaaaatcaatttactcgaccacttcaattttcagaaaaaatgcaCCTTGATCATATTtactggatttattttccactctAAATGACGAATTGTTAGTAGTTAACACTGAAACTGTACCGAAcctttaaaacataacatttaaacacatataaacataaataaacacatgcaaaaaacatgaaacaaatatgtttcaaatatatgacgcgactTGTTTtaatcgtggtataatcgaaacgtcattGTACTTATGTTTAGGCTAGATTCGATCATATTTAGACTTGATTCAGTATCGTTCGATAAAATATCGTCctagattcgattatttatagtaggattttttttttctatttcaaatatgactttcttttcacaactttcgaACCACGTGTACAATCATGATAATTCACCAGCTATCCCCATGTTGTGTCAAATACATGtgtgaactaaaaaaaaacagctatcCCTTAGGGCGGCATCAATAAATCACGTAACCTCATAAGGGgaggggggtatccttgagaGTTACACAGAGGAGGAGGGGAGttgagttcagcgttacgtaacaaaaaaatctctggagagactttccaaaaacgagcatcaaGCATGAGCATTTATCATGCAAatccttctacagcgttacgttaGGAGTTGgccgttacgtttcgttacatatggggggtggggatccaaaaattggaatttttgcgttacgtaatttacggATGTCGCCTAACTGTCTAATATCTTCATCTGattcatctgatatcagtattgttcaaatcggttgtgtagtttctgatataataaagtttcgtgattttcacattttgataaattaCAGACGAAgatacattccgattacagtaaaattcaataggatgttatgaggTAGCTtaagttcagccatctctgagaaaagtgagtgagtttaagtagttttcggaatatgtttcttttcatagctggaatttacatgtttatttaaatatatcaagcaaagtaaaagtccgtttacaaaacaaattaatagggtcttattgggcaactagaccttctatatgacacttattttatgaaaatcggtccagaacacgtttctttccactTCTTCTTctaaaccacatgtccaatcttcataaaattcaaaagctaggtagcccgttcattaaaaaccaattttgttaaaatcggttgtgtagtttctgagataatgaactttcgtgattttcacttttttagggttcatttcatttttttagggtttgatggggcaactagacctttcgtttgagaataatttaatgaaaatcggtccagacatctctgagaaaatcaagttatatttgaaaagttgcacatacacacgcacacatatacacatgcacatacacacacacaccattcggccctttgaagcTCTCTATAAcctcggttttgccagtgattgctatacctttctaggagaaaggcaaaatgtaCCAATTATGACATGAACCTGCTATGGCCTATGCAGTTTAAATGGAGTagtgccataactggtaccattgcgcttatgcgatacaaccataactggtgcacttgccatcACTGGCTCACTTACCCTAAATAATGTTGGTCCAGCTGTTGTTTATGTCTCTCAACGTCTCGATTCAATGAGTGccttatttatttacatttaGACGGCATCCAGAAATTATGAAACGCTCAAAGGCCGACGGGAAGTAATAATTTTAGGTTTAatatcagcgttacgtaacaaaaaatggGTCGATGTCTCTGCTCTGCGTTGCAATAATGAGTAAGGCAATAACTCATTATTGCAACACAAAGTAGAGACATCgacccagttttttttttttgacaaaaggaCTACGTTaaaccgcactatattgagatacattttGCGGAAGctgaaaccaaggtgtaacgacgttggaatgaaagatttaaaacggtaatactgatgtaaccacaggatggatcacaataatcaatgtgTCGTTCGATtggtaaaatgatggacaattttgtggttCTTCAGTTATCGTCATcacaaatttcataaaagtttcaaggtcgaattttcacgaacaatgtaccaatcatatgcaagcacgcctggcacagacgtcatgagtagacaccaactgcccgctgtgatatcctgtatagcagtggcaaaaaaaaaaatcgacaaaatctccccgtcccaataggtcaactaacgtttgctCCTATGTGCCTAGGCTATTTTCATatcttgaaggtaaagctttttcggaaagttcgtaaccacctccactatcagacagtttaacgttctgctgttagaatgttattaaaactgatgtcttgaaagaaaacatgctggcacaggcaacggtactgcaccgagcaatgtatgaatagagcgctggtcactcgtcatctgtcagtgcagaagaactcgataGTCATTTATGTGCTGCTTTCGACGCACAgtgaggcgtgttgggttaacgcgtaggtgtcgttttgcgatctggaacacaatcgaattgccgtttagattttcttcttcttcttgtttcgtatagtagcaaatatcagtattctaatatgattattcgggtgccgcaaaatacgccgCGCCACcagggacaacaaaattctgtacgcgccggtagaggcagatagcaaaGTATATAATTTCGGTGCATTGTACACATAAAATAAGTTGTTTAGTTtagaactctacactctgtttttctcagatttattaaaataactaaatatagagtatttaaaagacaatagagaaCCAAAATACAGATCTTTCAAAAGGTAATtcaacgagctgtactgatgattatattttgccagccagaattttttctgttgccaaaaatgaacggttcttatTTCACGActgtttttactttttaaacGGCCAAAGACGACATTAACAGTACTTATAACCTTGCAACGGGAAATCCACCACTTGCAGGAGGAATTGTGCATAACTTCAAAAATAAGCATTTAAAACATTGTGTGAATAAAATCACTAAAGGGGTCATGGACGTGGGAGATGAAGAATATCAAGAAGCCAGTTGTCTCGCCTTAGGGGTTTAATAatcgctattgaatttcattgcgaTTCGATGtgccatttaaaaaaactgccTAAATGTGAAAACAATGTTACCAAGGAAACTACTTTGAAAAGGCGACGAGGAACTTGAAAGAAGGCGATCAACAACCGTAGACAGGAGGTTTTTAACATTGAGAATCAAAAGGCAACCTGGACTAATAAAGGCTCCGATACAAACTATCTAGGAAACAAGGGGTGAACAACTTGTTCCGGTAATCATAATTGACAAATATGTGGATCGTTTGAATATCTtgttttgaacaaaataaataactttcaTTAAAAAGAAATGTACTGAACAATGTAAGTTACATAGTAATTCAAATTTCTACGAGgggaaggaggggggggggggggtatttgtaaaatgttatgtaattttcTGTGAAGAGGCGTTACGTGTTGATACAGATGGAGAAGTGTGGatcgaaatattgtttttttgcgaGATATTCTGGCACTGCATCTCCGGTTAACAGTATATTGGAAGACTTTCGGCATAAGCATGTTTCACCacttagaaaaaaagttttgtcaCACGATTCAAGGTCGCATCACGTAGTAACATCACGTGTGATGTGATTTAATAGGCCCTATTGCAGAAGTCGAGTAGACTCGACTCTACCACGTATGTCAAACGAGACGAGCTGCTCGTCGAAGCTTCTGTAATACGTAATATATTGATTGCGATAACGATTGGCGAATGATCACTGCCGTGGAGATCATTAATCACCCTCCACTAGCAATCTAATAGTCATCATGTCGAGCAATGAAATTAATCACTCACATAATACAAAATTGTAAACACG encodes:
- the LOC129720683 gene encoding basic helix-loop-helix ARNT-like protein 1 isoform X2, giving the protein MPEEEREFLTLDELKPHQLTELGVAVSSYSPQAQQHALVPAAALSSHITGNPVISTGGLLQNYHHHNVFYNIHAARSPNTNANTGGNEHLTASEIVSSNSAVLDSMQRSMSSVSNHNSHQQNLQDSGSENHQHLSGNDHGHRLHQQQQHAPHTDSSGNGAAEEGRKRKFSFNDNSDIEDDTCDDAKSVRTTDENKKQNHSEIEKRRRDKMNTYITELSAMIPMCHAMSRKLDKLTVLRMAVQHLKTIRGAVHSYTEGHYKPAFISDQELKMLILQAAEGFLFVVGCDRGRILYVSESVSQILNYSQGDLLGQSWFDILHPKDVAKVKEQLSSSDLSPRERLIDAKTMLPVKTDVPQGVSRLCPGARRSFFCRMKCKTNVQVKEETESNNSTTSCHRRKSKVNSDKKYPVIQCTGYLKSWAPAKIGLEEHEADGEGDSCNLSCLVAVGRVQPSLFQNHQQPSSGNQNNQRPTDSGANGSGGATGASVGSNGCKNFSRNNIPNLRNVQFISRHAMDGKFLFVDQRATLALGFLPQELLGTSMYEYYHHEDILALAESHKAALQGAQCVTTSVYRLRTKENGFVRLQSEWKSFRNPWTKEIEYLIAKNNVILSDLADTGGSSGGNFGSGSSTVPSGNGANSAGNGNNSSNTELGEGHNESNGQSTVGYDFFNHSNGREIQRIIHSHVEASKIGRQIAEQVMDHQRRVGDSSAESSPDPADVSIPQNFSSIAQEVKNLSSEAVSSVERTLASSSRVSPASSVSGVPSTQRVNGTLPGYNHSRSSTVASPGDASHAQANTTDGNDEAAMAVIMSLLEADAGLGGPVDFSGLPWPLP
- the LOC129720683 gene encoding protein cycle isoform X6 — protein: MIYSKSDNSDIEDDTCDDAKSVRTTDENKKQNHSEIEKRRRDKMNTYITELSAMIPMCHAMSRKLDKLTVLRMAVQHLKTIRGAVHSYTEGHYKPAFISDQELKMLILQAAEGFLFVVGCDRGRILYVSESVSQILNYSQGDLLGQSWFDILHPKDVAKVKEQLSSSDLSPRERLIDAKTMLPVKTDVPQGVSRLCPGARRSFFCRMKCKTNVQVKEETESNNSTTSCHRRKSKVNSDKKYPVIQCTGYLKSWAPAKIGLEEHEADGEGDSCNLSCLVAVGRVQPSLFQNHQQPSSGNQNNQRPTDSGANGSGGATGASVGSNGCKNFSRNNIPNLRNVQFISRHAMDGKFLFVDQRATLALGFLPQELLGTSMYEYYHHEDILALAESHKAALQGAQCVTTSVYRLRTKENGFVRLQSEWKSFRNPWTKEIEYLIAKNNVILSDLADTGGSSGGNFGSGSSTVPSGNGANSAGNGNNSSNTELGEGHNESNGQSTVGYDFFNHSNGREIQRIIHSHVEASKIGRQIAEQVMDHQRRVGDSSAESSPDPADVSIPQNFSSIAQEVKNLSSEAVSSVERTLASSSRVSPASSVSGVPSTQRVNGTLPGYNHSRSSTVASPGDEASHAQANTTDGNDEAAMAVIMSLLEADAGLGGPVDFSGLPWPLP
- the LOC129720683 gene encoding basic helix-loop-helix ARNT-like protein 1 isoform X1 — protein: MPEEEREFLTLDELKPHQLTELGVAVSSYSPQAQQHALVPAAALSSHITGNPVISTGGLLQNYHHHNVFYNIHAARSPNTNANTGGNEHLTASEIVSSNSAVLDSMQRSMSSVSNHNSHQQNLQDSGSENHQHLSGNDHGHRLHQQQQHAPHTDSSGNGAAEEGRKRKFSFNDNSDIEDDTCDDAKSVRTTDENKKQNHSEIEKRRRDKMNTYITELSAMIPMCHAMSRKLDKLTVLRMAVQHLKTIRGAVHSYTEGHYKPAFISDQELKMLILQAAEGFLFVVGCDRGRILYVSESVSQILNYSQGDLLGQSWFDILHPKDVAKVKEQLSSSDLSPRERLIDAKTMLPVKTDVPQGVSRLCPGARRSFFCRMKCKTNVQVKEETESNNSTTSCHRRKSKVNSDKKYPVIQCTGYLKSWAPAKIGLEEHEADGEGDSCNLSCLVAVGRVQPSLFQNHQQPSSGNQNNQRPTDSGANGSGGATGASVGSNGCKNFSRNNIPNLRNVQFISRHAMDGKFLFVDQRATLALGFLPQELLGTSMYEYYHHEDILALAESHKAALQGAQCVTTSVYRLRTKENGFVRLQSEWKSFRNPWTKEIEYLIAKNNVILSDLADTGGSSGGNFGSGSSTVPSGNGANSAGNGNNSSNTELGEGHNESNGQSTVGYDFFNHSNGREIQRIIHSHVEASKIGRQIAEQVMDHQRRVGDSSAESSPDPADVSIPQNFSSIAQEVKNLSSEAVSSVERTLASSSRVSPASSVSGVPSTQRVNGTLPGYNHSRSSTVASPGDEASHAQANTTDGNDEAAMAVIMSLLEADAGLGGPVDFSGLPWPLP